Proteins co-encoded in one Stomoxys calcitrans chromosome 5, idStoCalc2.1, whole genome shotgun sequence genomic window:
- the LOC106092111 gene encoding cytochrome P450 6g1, which produces MFIFLIFAVAALALLALFRWYRKNFEYWKHYPLMPSVRGRIFSGNLLDILTFKTNFVFLMKDIYAETKFQNEPLVGIYALKPALLVRDPELIKSILIRDFDCFSNRFSQSHAEDPIGNLSLFLSRYDIWKDQRSKLSPAFSTGKMKLMYPLIQQVGENLEAYLHKQGDRFVCGFKELAYKYTIDTVSTTIFGFCSNSLENPQEEMNLASRKLSSANFRRGINFLIMGFLPELNKFLKPTFFYTESNEFVRRASDIAIEDREKTGIKRNDLIDLFVKLKAEAVTKGVDMIEFRDTIAGQMAVFLGGGTDTSSTTISNILLELAKQPQIQDRLRQEIRTAFMEGNGSISYDTLTSMEYLKMVIDETLRIYPIFPLLERQYLDPKGTGKPYSLKPYSDFEIPHGMAVYISAFGLQYDPKYWPDPEKFDPERFSPENKQSMNPMIYLPFSSGPRNCIGARLGYLQVSACIVHVLKNHYVKVCPQTDLNPDFNKTTFFLQTKGGIHLEVIRDYMCKQPMA; this is translated from the exons atgtttattttccTAATTTTTGCCGTTGCCGCCTTGGCGTTGCTAGCCCTCTTTCGATGGTATAGAAAAAACTTTGAATATTGGAAGCACTACCCCTTAATGCCCAGTGTACGAGGACGCATCTTCAGTGGCAATCTGTTGGATATTCTTACGTTTAAAACAAACTTTGTATTTCTAATGAAGGATATTTACGCAGAGACGAAATTTCAAAATGAGCCTTTAGTTGGAATATATGCTTTGAAACCTGCACTGTTGGTGCGAGATCCGGAATTAATCAAATCGATACTGATAAGAGACTTTGACTGCTTTAGTAATCGCTTTTCGCAAAGTCATGCGGAGGATCCCATCGGCAATCTATCTCTGTTCCTGAGTCGTTACGACATCTGGAAGGATCAGCGATCTAAACTGAGTCCCGCCTTTAGCACTGGCAAAATGAAACTAATGTATCCCCTCATTCAGCAAGTGGGAGAAAATTTAGAAGCCTATCTGCACAAGCAGGGTGATCGCTTTGTATGCGGATTCAAAGAATTGGCCTACAAGTATACCATAGACACAGTTTCCACAACGATTTTTGGATTCTGCTCGAATTCCCTGGAAAATCCGCAAGAAGAAATGAATTTGGCTTCGCGCAAACTGTCAAGCGCCAATTTTCGTCGAGGTATTAACTTTCTAATCATGGGCTTCCTGCCTGagctaaataaatttttgaagccAACATTCTTTTATACGGAGTCCAATGAGTTTGTCCGCCGGGCATCGGATATTGCAATTGAGGACCGAGAGAAGACTGGCATCAAACGCAATGATTTGATTGATCTATTTGTCAAACTCAAAGCAGAAGCTGTGACCAAGGGAGTGGATATGATAGAATTTCGGGATACCATCGCCGGACAAATGGCAGTATTTCTGGGAGGTGGCACCGACACCTCCTCGACCACCATTTCCAATATCTTGCTGGAGCTAGCCAAGCAACCTCAAATCCAAGACCGTCTACGTCAAGAAATAAGGACAGCCTTTATGGAGGGCAATGGTTCCATTTCGTATGATACCCTCACTTCGATGGAATATTTGAAAATGGTCATTGACGAAACTTTACGCATCTATCCCATCTTTCCTTTGCTCGAAAGACAATACTTGGATCCTAAAGGAACAGGCAAGCCCTATTCTCTAAAACCGTACAGTGACTTTGAAATACCCCATGGTATGGCTGTTTATATATCAGCGTTTGGCCTGCAATATGATCCAAAG TATTGGCCAGATCcggagaagtttgaccctgaaCGTTTCTCGCCCGAGAATAAACAATCCATGAATCCCATGATCTACCTGCCCTTTAGCAGTGGCCCCCGCAATTGCATTGGTGCTCGCTTGGGTTATTTACAAGTGTCTGCATGCATTGTTCATGTCCTCAAAAATCATTACGTCAAAGTGTGCCCGCAAACCGACTTGAACCCAGATTTTAACAAAACGACATTCTTTTTGCAAACCAAAGGTGGCATCCACTTAGAAGTTATAAGAGATTACATGTGCAAGCAGCCTATGGCGTGA